A stretch of Imperialibacter roseus DNA encodes these proteins:
- a CDS encoding Tex family protein: MSQAHYLKIAAELSISPKQVVATAELLDEGGTVPFISRYRKERTGSLDEVFIAKIRDRIGQLRDLDKRREAILKSIEEQGKLTDELKAQIDAAETMSSLEDIYLPYKPKRRTRATIAREKGLEPLALWIFERQAGELAGEAEKYLDEEKGVASAEEALQGARDIIAEIVNEDPDARKKMRELFNRSGVVYSKVMKGKEEEGQKYKDYFEWSEPLGKVPSHRLLAMRRGEKEMILMLDMYPPEEEATLLLERQFVKGSNPVADQVKEAVHDSYKRLLKPSMETEARLGSKDKADVEAINVFAENLKQLLMAAPLGQKSILAVDPGFRTGCKVAALDSQGKLLDFEAIYPNEPQKAVQKAAATVAYMVEKYKIQAVAIGNGTASRETEQFIKSIGLPSHVLVAMVNESGASIYSASDVAREEFPDQDVTVRGAVSIGRRLMDPLAELVKIDAKSIGVGQYQHDVDQTELKKSLDDVVMSCVNAVGVELNTASKQLLTYVSGLGPQLAQNIVEFRNANGPFKDRESLKKVPRLGDKAYEQAAGFLRIRDGKNVLDTSAVHPERYNLVEQMAKDLGCGVTDLMTSNELRRKLDLKKYVSEEVGLPTLTDIIEELAKPGRDPRESFEVFSFTDGVNEMADLKMGMKLPGIVTNVTKFGAFVDIGVHQDGLVHISHLADKFISDPSEAVKLQQKVMVTVVEVDLARKRIALSMKADPFATGPAPRKASDKKDERPEPRRQERRSFQPQKPQQSDEPDGDLQAQLAKLRGKFGG; encoded by the coding sequence ATGAGCCAGGCACATTACCTCAAAATCGCAGCTGAATTAAGCATTTCCCCAAAACAGGTCGTAGCTACCGCTGAGCTTCTCGACGAAGGCGGAACCGTTCCTTTTATTTCCAGGTACCGTAAAGAGAGGACAGGAAGCCTCGACGAAGTTTTTATTGCAAAAATACGTGACCGGATTGGGCAACTGCGTGACCTCGACAAAAGAAGGGAAGCCATCCTCAAGTCGATTGAGGAGCAGGGCAAGCTGACTGATGAGCTGAAAGCGCAAATTGATGCAGCAGAAACCATGTCGTCGCTGGAAGATATTTATCTGCCCTATAAGCCCAAGCGCCGCACCCGAGCCACCATTGCCAGAGAAAAGGGACTGGAGCCGCTGGCACTTTGGATCTTTGAAAGGCAAGCTGGTGAATTGGCAGGTGAGGCCGAAAAATACCTGGATGAAGAAAAAGGTGTGGCATCAGCCGAGGAGGCCTTGCAGGGAGCTCGTGACATTATTGCTGAAATAGTGAATGAAGACCCCGATGCCCGAAAGAAAATGAGGGAGCTGTTTAATCGCAGTGGCGTTGTTTACTCCAAAGTGATGAAAGGCAAAGAGGAAGAGGGACAGAAATATAAAGACTACTTTGAGTGGTCTGAGCCCCTTGGCAAGGTGCCATCTCACCGCCTGCTTGCGATGAGAAGAGGTGAAAAGGAGATGATACTTATGCTGGATATGTATCCGCCGGAGGAGGAAGCGACTTTGTTGCTTGAAAGACAGTTTGTGAAGGGCAGCAATCCCGTGGCCGATCAGGTGAAAGAAGCTGTCCATGATTCATATAAGCGCTTGCTGAAGCCTAGCATGGAAACTGAAGCACGGCTCGGGTCAAAAGACAAGGCTGATGTGGAGGCCATTAATGTGTTTGCCGAAAACTTGAAGCAACTGCTGATGGCTGCCCCGCTAGGGCAAAAGAGCATTCTTGCTGTCGACCCGGGATTCAGAACGGGGTGTAAAGTAGCTGCTTTGGACAGCCAGGGTAAGCTGCTGGACTTTGAGGCCATTTACCCTAACGAACCTCAAAAAGCTGTGCAAAAGGCGGCAGCCACGGTTGCCTACATGGTGGAGAAATATAAAATCCAGGCCGTAGCCATTGGAAACGGAACGGCAAGCAGAGAAACCGAGCAGTTTATCAAATCTATCGGGCTGCCTTCGCATGTGCTGGTGGCCATGGTGAACGAAAGTGGCGCCTCTATCTATTCTGCGTCGGATGTAGCCAGAGAAGAATTCCCCGATCAGGACGTGACTGTTCGTGGTGCAGTCTCCATTGGTCGCAGACTTATGGATCCGTTGGCTGAGCTGGTGAAGATAGATGCCAAGTCGATAGGCGTTGGCCAGTACCAGCACGACGTGGATCAAACAGAGCTAAAGAAGTCGCTGGACGATGTGGTGATGAGCTGTGTAAACGCTGTGGGCGTGGAACTGAACACAGCAAGCAAGCAGCTGCTGACCTACGTGTCGGGGCTGGGGCCACAACTGGCACAAAATATCGTTGAGTTCAGGAATGCTAATGGGCCTTTCAAAGACAGGGAGTCGCTGAAGAAAGTACCCCGCCTGGGCGACAAGGCTTACGAGCAGGCCGCTGGCTTCCTTCGCATCAGGGATGGCAAGAACGTACTGGACACCAGTGCAGTTCACCCGGAACGGTATAATTTGGTGGAGCAAATGGCAAAAGACCTTGGTTGTGGCGTTACTGATTTGATGACGAGCAATGAGCTTCGACGGAAATTAGATTTGAAAAAGTATGTATCTGAGGAGGTGGGGCTTCCTACTTTGACAGATATTATTGAGGAACTAGCCAAACCCGGTCGTGACCCCAGGGAGTCGTTCGAGGTATTCTCTTTTACTGACGGAGTGAATGAGATGGCCGACCTTAAAATGGGCATGAAGCTTCCGGGCATCGTCACCAACGTGACCAAGTTTGGTGCTTTTGTGGACATTGGAGTGCATCAGGACGGCCTGGTTCACATCAGTCACCTGGCCGATAAATTTATTAGCGATCCGTCGGAGGCGGTTAAGCTACAGCAGAAGGTAATGGTGACAGTGGTAGAAGTTGACCTCGCCAGAAAACGGATTGCCCTGTCGATGAAAGCCGATCCATTTGCCACAGGCCCTGCTCCCAGAAAGGCAAGTGATAAAAAAGACGAGCGACCAGAGCCAAGGAGGCAGGAGCGAAGAAGCTTTCAGCCTCAAAAACCACAGCAATCAGATGAGCCGGATGGAGATTTGCAGGCTCAGTTGGCTAAGCTGAGGGGAAAATTTGGGGGATGA
- a CDS encoding TlpA family protein disulfide reductase gives MDKKKKREIIEWAVILGVMATLYFTGLHTEVIGTLQRGILATGIMAPSEPESTLSLTESDYQFQLEDLNGKVSSFNELKGKTVFINLWATWCPPCIAEMPEIQDLYDKVGSDKVVFVMISLDDEREKAIKFIQKKEYTFPVYTLVSGLPAVFHSQSIPTTFVIAPDGQVKVQQFGMASYDTEEFRNLLLSL, from the coding sequence ATGGATAAAAAAAAGAAAAGGGAAATTATTGAATGGGCTGTAATTCTGGGAGTTATGGCCACGCTATATTTCACTGGCCTGCATACGGAAGTCATCGGCACATTGCAAAGAGGTATTCTGGCGACAGGCATCATGGCGCCCAGCGAGCCCGAAAGTACGCTGTCGCTCACCGAGTCGGATTATCAATTTCAGCTAGAGGATCTAAATGGGAAAGTTTCTTCTTTTAATGAGCTAAAGGGAAAAACTGTTTTCATCAATCTGTGGGCAACCTGGTGTCCTCCCTGCATAGCAGAAATGCCAGAAATCCAGGACCTCTACGACAAAGTGGGGAGTGACAAAGTGGTGTTTGTTATGATTTCGCTGGACGATGAGCGAGAAAAGGCGATTAAATTTATTCAGAAGAAGGAGTATACTTTTCCGGTCTATACCCTGGTGAGCGGGCTGCCAGCTGTTTTTCATTCTCAGTCGATTCCGACCACTTTTGTGATAGCACCCGATGGCCAGGTGAAAGTGCAGCAGTTTGGCATGGCTAGCTACGACACCGAGGAGTTTAGAAACTTACTATTGAGCTTATAG